The DNA segment tCCAGAAAGATGCTAAGGTTGTGGTGAATGTGACCGTGGAGGGAAGTGCCGGACCGATTCAGACACTGGTGAAGTTGGGATCCAACGTTGAGGAAACCATAAATCTCGTGATAAACAAGTACAACCAAGAAGGACGAATCCCTCCTTTGGATAAGCATTCCGCTTCAACTTGCCAATTGCATCAATCTTATTTTAGTCTCCAGAGTATGTTTTCATGTTTCTTTATTAGAGAAGACtttcttatttaattaattGCTTTTATACGCAATATATAATACATTGTTTTGATTTAACAACGAATACAACTGGTTGTATTCATGCCACTAGAATGCATTCAAATCTAAGCTATTACGATATATTCTTAGCTTGTGTCAAATTTCAAAGAGGGCCGGGGATTCTTGGATATAATCGAATCGATCGATTGATTGGACAGCAGGTTTTCAGAATAAATTAGAAATGGACAGCACGTCTTAATTGGTCCATTGATTTATTAACGTACAAGTATCGTTGGCAAGTACATGtattatattttgattatttctCAAAAAACATTTATTAGTTTGATTtccataattatatataatataaacaaataataaataCACGTCGACTTTATTATAGTCAATATATTAACTAAATTCATCAGGCCTAGAGGTAGAATTTATTGCCGGCCGGCCGGCCGGCCTAAATGGTGTAgcatgaatttaattattttggtgtccaaagaaattaattagggggttattttgttttcaaaaatgtGTCTGCATGCGCAGGTCTGAGCAAGTCGGAATTGATCGGCGACATCGGGTGCAGAAGCTTTTATCTTAGGAAATATAGTAGTGATCATCAACATATGGCTAACGGagaagaaaatatttcaaattcttcGTATCAAGTCGATGTTAAATTGAATTCGAGTGGCGATCAATCCACCATATCTTTTACTTCATTATTCTTTCACCGTAACATCGAGAAAATCATGGTGAGAACTCGAaggttttgtaatttttttggaTGCATACCTTGTATTggataatatacatatatatatatatatttatatgaatgtgaattaatatttatatactgcctcctgtgttttattttatgctttTTTTTTGTCTCATTTTATGTATAATAATTGACAAGAAAATGGTGATTGATGAAATTTGTCGGCCAGGGCCTCGTTATTTTGTCGAAATTACGTAGTCCAGAAATgtatttttgttcaatttggTCGGCAAATTGTAATTGGTTTTGGCTAGGGCTTAGGGGTGTTCATATTTCggataaaaccgaaaaaaccgaaaATCCAAACCGAGCAAATCAAAAActgaaccgaaccgaaccgaaaaccgtATTTTTTAATtcggatataaatattaaaatcgaAGTTTATTTTATTCGGTTTTGGATTAAATAtgtcaaaaccgaaccgaccaaaaaaaccgaaattaaattaaattaataattttatatttttttatttatattatatatcttatgagatgatatttagtgaatgaataatcattttgaataatgtttagttgattgttgtttatttaattcattgttattgtttatgtaatttatagTAGATtaattgattgttgtttatgtaatttttagttgattgttgtttatgtaagtcatttaaacttttttttaaaagtttttactaagaaatcatgtaaaaaacatattatattttacaatgtatttatattattaattttaatatttgtatCAAAATCGGAATAACCGtatcaaaatttgttttgttttttaaaaatattattagatTGTGGTTTGATGtttgttattgtattgtttgttattttttttttttttactatatgACTATAACTTTAAGTTTTATATTGAGGTATTTAAATTACATGTTGGatgaaatttatatttattttattgtgtcATGTATTATTAATGATAAAACCGATAAAACCGAACCGTATAAACCGGTCCATTTTTGtacaaaaaccgaaccgaaccgaaccgaagtaGAACGATTTGACTTCGGAttacattttttataaatcGAAAACAGAAAAACCGAATCGAAATTAGATAAATTAAAACCGAACCGATCGATGAACACCTTTAATTTTAGCGGTTGCCCCAACTTTTTATTTCGACGTGgttaatgtttattttatttgtaaaaaaaaatgaaataatacACGGTGATGGGGAACTCTGAGTTCTGACTGGAAATTAACAAAGCCATTATTTTCCGGGACACCACGAGGCCATTGTCgaaaagaataataataaaaggaaAGCCTCGAAAAGTCTCGAAATCTGCACGGCATGGACCCAAGAAATAgggataaaattaaataatgaaaTTAGAGCATAAACTTTAGACCAGGAAGCTCGTGGAAATATACTTAATTCATCGATCGCAGTAAAGTAtcattttgattattttaatcTTCTTTTCGGAGAATtgcaaaatatataaaattaaaaattaaaaataacaatcGTGGCTAGCTCCTTTTAGTTGCTTTCCCTTCCCTTCATGTCACGTGACGTGATCTACCGTGGATCTTCTCCTTTCATAAAATACTAGCCACAAGTTGTGCGTGCATTTTACAATTTGATTATGAATTTATAACATCTTAATAAGATATAAGTCTTATTagcattattttttataatcataaatattataataaataatttaaataatcaacacAGTGTTTGTAATATATACTAAATATAAATTTGTAGAAATGATGActgataaaaataatacaaattaCTTCTtaattgaagaaataaaaaagaAGCATGTTAAAGTTGTAGAGAGAAAAAAGTCAAGATAAAAGTGGTGGAGAGTGGTCTTCAGAAGTTTGAAAAAGTGGGTATAGCCTTATAGGAGGTTATAATTGGAGTATTCAACTTTACATTATTATTCTCATGTTGTATTCAATAGAGAATAAATTTGAGGACTAATTTAAGATTTTTACATTTAAAACTAAAATAGTTTTTATAAAGAGTTCAcctattattaaataataataataataataataacaataaagaTATGACCTCTCAACACatcttatttatatatatatatatatattatatatatatatatatatatatatatatatatatatatagtgttgGGATAGGTTGATATCATAAAGAATCGGTCCAGAAGAAGTGAAACTGCTAGGGAAACTGATTGCTTGATATCACGATAGTAGTTTATCTCCAAAATACTTAGTCTTGATTCAGTTAAAGTTAGTCGACTGAATCATTTTCTTCCTCGCGTGTTGATGTTAATTTGCAAACAAGTTTATTGTGCGGGATAAAGTAAACTAACATATTGAACTAATGAATTGATGGACTAACAAATGAAGTAAGTGCGTGAGTGTGATAAACTGAAAGTAAAAACACTGATGTTTATTTATGGTTGTTCGGAGATTTAAAATACTCATATGTCATCATTTCTTCAAGTTCGCAAGAATTCCCTTTAGAAAACTTTGACTATAAAAATGGGCTTGGAATAGCCCACTCCAAAACTAAGATTTACACTATCGTATATCTTAGAACTCCTAGAAACACTCAAGAACACAATTTACGAATGCTTATTGTTACAAAGAGGTTTGCATCACCTCAATTGATATATCACTAATGCAACACTTGTTACAACACTTAACACTATATGATCCTTATTGATTTGCTATGCTTGAATGCTCTGTTGGTGTTCTTCGAATCATAGTTGATAAGTTTCAAAATGTTCTCTGTTGGTTTTCTCGATTGAGTGGGTAAATTGAAATAGTTCAGTTTATATCTCATAAATGGAGTGTATGTGCAAGAATACTTATTGAGTCGGATGCCATTTATGATCCTCTAGGCGAGTATTTATTCTTGGCGGCAATGTTTTTATAACCGCATCGATAGTGATCAAACTGGTCTACCTAAAAAAAGGTCCAACCAATaactcaaaaattatatatatagaaaaaattatatatagaaATTGTCAGCTGTCCAACCAATGATTCTCAACTCGTCCTCGACTACTAAAACTCGGTACTGTGTTTTagttatgaaaaattaaaaaaaaaaaactaaaacccgATACAGGGTTTTAGTGGCCGAGAACGAGGTTGGAAAATattgttgggcagctgaaaagtcttcaaattatatatatcgaCAAAAAATATGTACTTAACATAGTTTGaaagataaataaatatgtaatatattcaaaatatcaattatagttataaattatttaaataataaataattttatttaaaaaaaatcaataattattaaaataagttttttaaatgaagtaaaaattccaaataatgatgtattttttttaaaaaattaaatttaaatttttaaatataaaaaaattaatttttttttaaaaataattcgaaaaaccggttcaaccggttgaaccggtttttcGGTTCTTTGAGACGTTCCAGACCGGAACAGCGACCGGTTCCCGAtcgaaccggccggtccggtTCCAAAAACATTGCTTGGCGGCAGGAGTGAAGCTAGAAATATTGTTCAGTGTAGGAAATGATCTATATGCCCTTCGAACTTGATCCCTAATGTTGGTATTATTAGAACAAATTGGAGTCCTTAATCCACGATCTGCCGGTAGTCGTGagaaatcaaattcttcaacaactCTAATATCTCCACTTCTTTGTATTTCTGGTTTTGGATCttttcttttataaaatctatgcATCGTAGATATATTGATTTtctaacaaaataaaaaaattataaatgttTAGAGTGAACTCATACAATGAAATTAAACAAATTATAGGCCAATGCAACAAAATAATTAAGAATAAAACCAACACAAAACAACTTTCATTTGACCTATTACTAAAAACCAATATTGTTTCAACAAACAAACCCAATAATTAtgtatcaaaattcaaaaaacaaaagaaaagccCAACTCTATGTGTCCGGAAAAAAAAAGAATGCTAAATTGTCAAATGTCAATGGCCCTCACGTGAATCGTGATTATTCATCATTCTCAATTCTCAATTCTccataattaatataattaaaattttcaattaaacaataaataagaaGTTCAATTGAAACCTAATATATCATCACAAACAAAATTATTAgcctatttatatttttacctaCCTAAATATAGAGACCAATCTAGGAAAAAAAGCAGAAAAGTCATGGAATCTCTGGCCCCGGACGAGTGAAGACGATCTTTGAAGGATGAGACTTGAGAGCAGCGACCGATTCAAAAAGGTCCCGACTTGAGTTATCGCAGTTCGCAGAAGAAGATTTGTGCAAGGTGGAATTGGAATTattaagaaaacaaaatttggGTCAATCCAAATTTGTGCTCGGCTATTGggcttcataattttttttttttttttttttaaattaagtagTGTGTGCTGGTTAGAAAAGTAGGCCATatatcatcttttttttttggggccTTAATAAGCTCCGCCCCTGTTTGGCGGGCAGTGACTCTTTTGAATTTGAACTAATACCGTTAGCTTGTCTCATCCGCAGACATTTCCTGACATAATTGTACACTGAAGGGCTCTGTAAAATGCGGCGTGTTGTCATGTACAAACAAGTCTATCCAAAAGACCTTCGTTGATTCAATTTAGCTCGCTTAGTCTTTTGTTCAGTTGGATCGGACATCAGTTTAGCTTGGGAGACTAATTCAATTTTGGTCGAGTACAATTGTTTGCCTTTGAGAAACTGATTCAGTCCAGTTTGCTGGTGTGAGGTCGACTGCTCGATGCTCCTTGATGACCACTTGATGGTTTCAGTTTAGATCTTGGTTAAAGTCAACTCAGTTGATGTGGTCAGTTTACCTCTAGAGAATTTTGTCCAGTTTACGTCTTTTGTGCTTGGATCTGGACAAATCTATTCTAAGCTATGAATGACACATCGTAGCGTTTGCGTCTGGATGGTGTACTGGTTTCTGTCATATTTGATCTGGTGAGTGAGGACAATTTCTTGGGATTCAAACACATACGTAAACATGCTAATGTGTCATCTCGTAAGCTGTCTAAACTTGTACTTTCTAGTCCTAGATTATGCAACGTGGTGTTTTGTTGGTTTTCCATCTTGGTTACAAGATTTTGTATGTTGGGATTATTTTGAGTAACAAATTTATTTCGCTAAAAAAGTATAATCATCCACGAAATTTGAAATTAAGTAGCTTTTCCGTTTTGTGAAATTGTTGAGTTCAGTTGCTAAACACTAAACAGTaacttatattatatatataatgatatatacCTAATTAACCTTCATTGGCCcacttgtaaaaaaaaaaaaaacaaccttCATTTGTCCCACGAGGTATTGCTTAATTAAACTTGCACATATCGTCCAGATTATGAATTTCTcgttagtaaaaaaaaaaatttccatcaGAACTCTAAATAAAAAAGCCACCACTTTGCTGCATTGCTTAATTAAATTTGAGCAAGCCAACATGACATAGATGAATTGGTAAGGCGTGAGGTGACGTGAGAAGAAATTCTCAGCGTTGCGTTCGATACTCGTGTGAAACATATTTTCTGCTGAAATACTATGGaggtatgctctgggggttgACCATGTTGCTCCCTCTCTCAGGTCTTCGCCATTCGTgtacatccctcgatttaacccccGCATGAGCCTCAGGATGACAATGGGGCGGGTTCGGGCGGGTTTAGgcaaacccgagacccgcccgCCTCCCCGTGGACCCAACCCGACCCGCCCCGTGGACCCGGCGGGTCCAATtcgggttagacccgttggacccgccaaattaaatataatttaaaatatattaaataaaattttaaataagttaaaaaattaacaaatcattattaaatttatttttcaaatttatattaataataagataaaaaaattgtttttacaagttaaaatatatcattttaatttaaataataattaataactaaggaaaaatcataataatatattttcatattaaaaatatcataatatattaaaattatttaaattcaaaaatattataaactcaaattagaCACAAAGTATTgattatgtaatataaataatataattatatattgttaatatatatacatatacatatacaatttatatttatatttaatatatattttttgacgGGGTGGGTCCGGCCAAACCCGGGACCCGCCCCAGACCCACATCTGGACCCGCTTGGCCGGATCTAAACCCGCC comes from the Henckelia pumila isolate YLH828 chromosome 1, ASM3356847v2, whole genome shotgun sequence genome and includes:
- the LOC140876040 gene encoding uncharacterized protein At4g22758; protein product: MRHRLLRRRIPANRKAKYSNDPTSSPSSDFRRRIKHAAADKRFLGPSNILIKRSKSEPSLIKRSSLAAEEDDQGVFCRPVTWVDIFTPPEISPPRFPRKSYQKDAKVVVNVTVEGSAGPIQTLVKLGSNVEETINLVINKYNQEGRIPPLDKHSASTCQLHQSYFSLQSLSKSELIGDIGCRSFYLRKYSSDHQHMANGEENISNSSYQVDVKLNSSGDQSTISFTSLFFHRNIEKIMVRTRRFCNFFGCIPCIG